The genome window GCACCAGAAGTCTCCAGCTCCCCTCCCGTCACCTCGAAGCCCGTCAGGATCGGCAGCGTCCACCCTGAATAACCAAAGACGACACCCGACATCACATATGCCAGCAGAAGCGTCGTCAGCACCGTGAGTGAAGTAAACAGCAGCAGCGTGAGGTACTTGCTGGTCAACACCTTCCACCTTCGCACCGGCCTCGTCAGCAGGAGCTTGATCGTCCCTTCACTAAACTCGGCGGATACCAGATCGACCGCCAATACAACGATGATCATGGGCAGAAACATCGACACAGCCTGATCCATAAAACCGCGGGCAAAGGTAGGTCCTCCCGGTGCCATCGGATTGATGTCGTGGTCGAGGTAGTACTGCTGCTGCTGAATCCGTACCTTGATGAAATCACGCCACTCATCGGGCAAACGGCTGGATGCAAGCCTGTTTTGCATGTCCACGATCTGTTGTGTCAGCAGGGGCCGCCAATCGGTAGTCCCCATGCGTTCCTGGGCGGTTAGGACGGAACGGTATTGCGCGTAGGTAAAAATCGGAATCAGGATCGCCAAAATCAGCACCACGACGAGAAAGCGGCGCCTGCGAAGCAGCTTCATCGTCTCATTTTGTACCAGTCCCAGCATGCTCACTTCGATTGCCGCCTCCTTCGGTCAACGTAAGGAACAGGTCCTCCAGCGTAACCGTCTTTGTAGCGATCCCTATGACGGGGATTCCCGCTCGCACCATCGCCTGATTCACTTCGCTGACTCTCTCCACGTCCATGCGGCACTTCAGACGATCTTCACCTGCTTCCCATACCTCTTTTACGGCCGGATGCCCTCTTAATACTTCAATGGTTTTGGGTAAGGACGCCGCTTGTACCGTCCAATCCACTTGATCGGCGAATTGCTCCATCAGTTCCTTGACCAGTCCGACTGAAATCACCTTTCCCTGGCTGATGATCGCCACTCGATCACACATCATTTCAATCTCACTCAGCAGGTGGCTGGAGATGAAAACAGCAAGCCCCTCTTCCTCCGCAAGTCTCCGGATAAACTGGCGCATCTCCCGAATTCCTGCCGGGTCCAGCCCATTCGTCGGTTCATCCAGGATGAGGATTTTGGGTCGGTGCAAAAGTGCCTGGGCGATCCCGAGCCGTTGCCGCATCCCGAGCGAGTACGTCTTGACCTTGTCATCGATCGCACGCTCCAGATCGACAAAGCGCACGATTTCCTCAATTCTCTCAGGGGAGATGCCGCCGCTCATGCGGGCAAATTGCTCCAGATTCTCCCGGCCTGTCATGAATTTGTACAGCTCCGGGTTTTCTACGATGCAGCCAACCTGAGCGATGGCCTGCGGAAACTCTTCCTGCAGGGAAATTCCTCCTATTCGGATCTCTCCCCCATCTGCCGCAGCCAGTCCGACGAGCATGCGGATCGTCGTGGTCTTCCCCGCACCGTTTGGCCCGAGAAAGCCAAAAACCTCGCCTGAAAAGACATCGAAGGTGATATCGTGAATGATCGGTTTTTTGCCGATCTTTTTATGCAATCCTTTTACAGAAAGTACTTCAGCCAAATGTGCACCCTCCTGTTCCATTGCCGCTCCATTGCCTGTCGGAAGCGATCTGATTATGGTACACTGTCAAAAGATGTCCAACCACATTATACCACGATCTTCCACCAACACTTAAATAGGAGGAGTATCCGATGCGCACATCCGGAAGACTGCTCTGGCGAATGGCAGGTCTCTTGTCCTTTGCTTCCTTTTTGCTGTTTGCGACTGGATTTGTTCTTGCCCTCGATCCTCAGCAGTTGGCTCCCGCCCGAGCCACAGCACCATCTCAGACACCGCAGAAAACATCACCCCTGCCAGCTGAAGGAGTGCACAAAATCGTCGCCCTGGGTGACTCTCTCACTCGCGGAGCAGGCGACGCCAACGGTCAGGGCTATGCAGGCCTCGTCCGTCAGGCACTGGAGAAAAAGCTCGGAACGTCCATCACGTTCTCCAATCTCGCCATCAACGGACAGGAATCCACCGATCTGGTCAAGCAGCTGTCACAAGAGCAAGTCAAATCGCTGCTAGGTGAAGCCAACCTCGTCTTGTTCACCATCGGCGGGAATGACATGTTCCGGCAAACGGGTGGTCTCTATACCATTGACAAAGAAAAATTGGCCGCGGCTACCAAGCAGCTCACGACCAATTATGAAGAAGTGATCAAACAAATTCGCACAGTCAATCCCAAAGCGACGATCGTCTACACGACGCTGTACAATCCGTTTGGCGACACGGAAGCCTCGGTCGATACCATCAAACCTGTGATCGACTGGAACTACACCGCATCCCAGATCGCCGCGAAATACTCGAATGTGATCGTCGTTCCTACCTACGATTTGTTTGTCGGCAAAGAGAAATCGTATCTGTACACGGATCATTTCCACCCGAACACCGCAGGTTACGAGCGAATGGCGGCACGTGTGGTGCAGGCGTTAGAGTGAGTTGGTCCGCGCGTAGTTAATCGACTTGCCAGTGCTTGTGATATAGGCACGCTGGCCGGCCCACTGAAAGACGTTGCTGACCATCGAAAAGGCTGCAACGACGAGGAACAAGGTCGTTCCCCCGTAAGCTGCGAGCAAAACGCCACCCATCCATGGTCCGATAAACTGTCCCACGCTGCTGAAGCTTTTCGCTCCATAGTAGCTGCCTCGCATTCCTTCCGGCGCCATCCGGTCAATCAGTACATCCCCGGAGGTAAAGGTGAGAATTTCGCCAAACGTGAAAAAGACCATGGCGATGATGAAGATGACCCACGAATTGGCGAAGGCGTAGCCGATATCGCCGATCGCGTACATGACGTTCCCCACAACGATGGCTGTGAGGGGCGTCTTTTTTTCTGCCCAGGTCGTGAGCGGAAGCTGCATGACTACGACGACGATGGCATTGATGCTCATCAGGATCGCAAACAATTCTGTCCCGTTTGCTACGGCCATCTCCGCGAATTTAGCCAGCGTCGATGACATCTGTGAGTAGCCGATCGCTCCCAGCATCCCGGCGATCATATAGAAGCGGAACGCCTTGTCGTTCACCACGACACTGAAAGCACGTCTAAACGTGATGACTTCTTTCTTTTGCCCCTCGATTTTCTTGATGCCAAACTTGTTCAAGAGCCCCTGCAAGCTGATCACGTATATCAGGTAGATGATGGCGGTAATCAGGAAAGGCAGGGCGACCGATGTCTTGGCGAGCACTGCTCCAGCGATCGGCCCGACCGCTACCCCAACGTTGATCGCAGTGTAGCGAAGACTGAACACGCGAAATCGTTTTTCGGGCTCTGTCACATCCGCCATCAAGGCCTGAGACACCGGCTCGTAGAAGGATCGACAGAGACCGCCTACGATATTGAGCAGCAAAAGCACCATCGGATTCTTGCTGAGCGCAAATCCCAGAAATACGAACGTCCAGACGTAAAGGGCACCCAGCATCACTCGCCTGCGCCCGATTCGATCGGAAAGTGTCCCTGCAATAAATCCTCCCACCGTCCCTGCCAGCGGGCCAGCTCCAATCAGCAGCCCGATCGTCGCCAGATCCATATCCGTATTGTTGGATAAGTACAAAAACAAAAATGGCATGCTCATGGAGCTGGCAGCCCTCACAAACACGGTCCCGATCACCAGTGACCAAACGATCGGATGAAACTCCTTTAACATCGTCGTGACCCTACCCATATTCTCTCTCTCCTCGGCAACTGTTCTGCTCTCTGTGTCTTCCCGAACAGACGCTCTGTGATGTACTCATTGTAGAGAGGAGGAAGGGGTTCGTCAATGAGCATTCAAAATTTTTGGATTATGAAAATTTTCTATGAGGCTTACCAATATTTCGATAATAGCCAATCAAAATAAAAAAAACCGGGCATTCA of Brevibacillus choshinensis contains these proteins:
- a CDS encoding ABC transporter permease; its protein translation is MLGLVQNETMKLLRRRRFLVVVLILAILIPIFTYAQYRSVLTAQERMGTTDWRPLLTQQIVDMQNRLASSRLPDEWRDFIKVRIQQQQYYLDHDINPMAPGGPTFARGFMDQAVSMFLPMIIVVLAVDLVSAEFSEGTIKLLLTRPVRRWKVLTSKYLTLLLFTSLTVLTTLLLAYVMSGVVFGYSGWTLPILTGFEVTGGELETSGAFMIPQWQFLLLQYGLGWFVCVVVGTVTFMVSVLVRSAAAGMGIMMAALISGTILTQMASSWESSKYLFVVNLQLTDYLNGTLPPIKGMTLPFSLAVLTIWAIAALIVAYTVFIRRDVTS
- a CDS encoding ABC transporter ATP-binding protein, encoding MAEVLSVKGLHKKIGKKPIIHDITFDVFSGEVFGFLGPNGAGKTTTIRMLVGLAAADGGEIRIGGISLQEEFPQAIAQVGCIVENPELYKFMTGRENLEQFARMSGGISPERIEEIVRFVDLERAIDDKVKTYSLGMRQRLGIAQALLHRPKILILDEPTNGLDPAGIREMRQFIRRLAEEEGLAVFISSHLLSEIEMMCDRVAIISQGKVISVGLVKELMEQFADQVDWTVQAASLPKTIEVLRGHPAVKEVWEAGEDRLKCRMDVERVSEVNQAMVRAGIPVIGIATKTVTLEDLFLTLTEGGGNRSEHAGTGTK
- a CDS encoding GDSL-type esterase/lipase family protein, producing MRTSGRLLWRMAGLLSFASFLLFATGFVLALDPQQLAPARATAPSQTPQKTSPLPAEGVHKIVALGDSLTRGAGDANGQGYAGLVRQALEKKLGTSITFSNLAINGQESTDLVKQLSQEQVKSLLGEANLVLFTIGGNDMFRQTGGLYTIDKEKLAAATKQLTTNYEEVIKQIRTVNPKATIVYTTLYNPFGDTEASVDTIKPVIDWNYTASQIAAKYSNVIVVPTYDLFVGKEKSYLYTDHFHPNTAGYERMAARVVQALE
- a CDS encoding MDR family MFS transporter, which encodes MGRVTTMLKEFHPIVWSLVIGTVFVRAASSMSMPFLFLYLSNNTDMDLATIGLLIGAGPLAGTVGGFIAGTLSDRIGRRRVMLGALYVWTFVFLGFALSKNPMVLLLLNIVGGLCRSFYEPVSQALMADVTEPEKRFRVFSLRYTAINVGVAVGPIAGAVLAKTSVALPFLITAIIYLIYVISLQGLLNKFGIKKIEGQKKEVITFRRAFSVVVNDKAFRFYMIAGMLGAIGYSQMSSTLAKFAEMAVANGTELFAILMSINAIVVVVMQLPLTTWAEKKTPLTAIVVGNVMYAIGDIGYAFANSWVIFIIAMVFFTFGEILTFTSGDVLIDRMAPEGMRGSYYGAKSFSSVGQFIGPWMGGVLLAAYGGTTLFLVVAAFSMVSNVFQWAGQRAYITSTGKSINYARTNSL